One Brevibacillus choshinensis genomic window carries:
- a CDS encoding IS3 family transposase (programmed frameshift), which translates to MATRVSYPVEIKMKAIEMRLAGVTKKQIMQELNIKNKTQIQQWMRWYRSGDVHRLQQPVGKQYSFGRGPMYDSELEQVKAENRFLKQQLDVLKKLEGVGKEVSPEVIVPWMESIRGQVSVSQACAWLGIPRSTYYRWKAAYGKRNEDLVVGKIRQLCIQHKFRYGYRKITALMRAEMSINHKRVQRIMQREQLQCRVKVKKRKTTGQPSYVADHLLLRQFQASAPMQKLVTDITYLPYGSKLLYLSSIMDLYNGEIVAYSISDKQDTSLVLDTLYQLPDQPGMMLHSDQGSVYTSQAYQAAVKGKGITMSMSRKGTPADNAPIESFHSTLKSETFYLDNFICTTTAIVVQIVQNYIHYYNSIRIQTKLNNQSPIQFRQLAT; encoded by the exons TTGGCAACAAGAGTTAGTTATCCCGTAGAAATTAAAATGAAAGCAATTGAAATGCGTCTTGCAGGCGTCACCAAAAAGCAGATCATGCAAGAACTAAATATAAAAAATAAGACCCAAATTCAACAGTGGATGCGCTGGTATCGTAGTGGAGACGTTCATCGTCTTCAGCAACCTGTAGGAAAGCAATACAGTTTTGGAAGAGGGCCGATGTACGATTCTGAACTGGAACAGGTCAAAGCAGAGAATCGTTTTCTAAAACAACAACTGGACGTTCTAAAAAAGTTAGAGG GAGTGGGAAAGGAGGTGTCACCAGAAGTAATCGTTCCTTGGATGGAGTCCATTCGTGGGCAAGTAAGTGTGAGCCAAGCTTGCGCGTGGCTTGGTATCCCTCGTTCTACCTACTACCGTTGGAAAGCTGCATACGGGAAAAGAAACGAGGATCTCGTTGTGGGAAAGATTCGGCAATTATGTATTCAACATAAGTTCCGTTATGGGTATAGAAAGATTACAGCTCTGATGCGAGCTGAGATGTCTATTAATCATAAACGAGTACAACGTATCATGCAGCGTGAACAACTACAATGCCGAGTGAAGGTGAAGAAACGCAAGACAACAGGTCAACCTTCTTATGTAGCAGATCATCTCCTGCTGCGACAATTTCAAGCAAGTGCCCCAATGCAGAAATTAGTGACCGACATTACTTATTTACCTTACGGAAGTAAACTTTTATATTTATCGAGCATCATGGACTTGTACAACGGTGAGATTGTGGCATACAGTATTTCTGACAAGCAAGACACATCGTTAGTCCTCGATACGCTATATCAACTGCCAGACCAACCTGGAATGATGCTTCATAGCGATCAGGGCAGCGTGTATACGTCTCAGGCGTATCAAGCAGCAGTAAAGGGAAAAGGCATTACCATGAGCATGTCCCGTAAGGGTACGCCCGCTGATAATGCCCCCATCGAGTCGTTTCATTCCACACTAAAGTCTGAAACGTTCTATCTCGATAATTTTATCTGTACGACGACGGCCATCGTTGTACAGATTGTCCAAAACTACATTCATTACTATAACTCAATTCGCATTCAAACGAAACTAAACAACCAGTCACCGATTCAATTTCGGCAACTGGCTACTTAA
- a CDS encoding ADP-heptose synthase encodes MSKQFVTEAIMLAIYGELMSPSQPVEYLIPASTIYELDEFIQSPEPIMPYSGDDQYVRKIMQEMSQFFQDPFNRKRLEKGLIAPWSKVPFTFPNGVTLTIIKVEDNAMWGEIFDPVETQLLLTSMRFEVPLITDQPDYQDRILEYIVPVQFYDVDDFEFALEQGISLSELQDP; translated from the coding sequence ATGTCGAAACAATTCGTTACCGAGGCGATCATGTTGGCAATCTACGGGGAACTGATGTCCCCATCGCAACCGGTAGAATATCTGATACCCGCATCGACAATCTATGAATTGGACGAGTTCATCCAAAGCCCAGAACCTATCATGCCCTACTCTGGCGACGATCAATACGTGCGCAAGATCATGCAGGAAATGAGTCAGTTCTTCCAGGATCCGTTTAATCGCAAGCGGCTGGAAAAAGGTCTGATCGCACCGTGGTCCAAAGTGCCGTTTACCTTTCCGAATGGCGTTACCTTGACCATCATCAAGGTGGAGGACAACGCTATGTGGGGAGAAATATTCGATCCAGTCGAGACACAGCTGCTGCTCACATCCATGCGATTTGAGGTCCCGCTGATCACAGACCAGCCGGATTATCAGGATCGGATTTTGGAATATATCGTGCCCGTTCAATTTTATGATGTGGATGACTTCGAATTTGCGTTGGAACAAGGGATATCCCTGAGCGAACTGCAGGATCCGTAA
- a CDS encoding TerC family protein, whose protein sequence is MFDSAFFSSLLVIITINIVLSGDNAVVIAIACRKLAFAQRKKAILWGTFLAVIVRVIATVLAVYLLKIPYLYLVGGLVLLWISYKLLKEEDEDNQIESSDDMVQAVKTIVVADVMMGLDNVLAIAGAANGNIVLIVLGLIISIPLMVFGSQLILKAMERYTWLVYLGSAVLAWAAANMITNEEVIADWLLKWAGLETVIKLILVALVLVLGYWQRSRHDQAHAE, encoded by the coding sequence ATGTTCGATTCAGCGTTCTTCTCATCCTTGCTGGTCATCATTACGATCAATATCGTGCTCAGCGGCGACAATGCGGTAGTGATTGCGATCGCCTGCCGGAAGCTGGCTTTTGCACAGCGGAAAAAAGCGATCCTCTGGGGAACCTTTCTCGCCGTCATTGTGCGCGTGATCGCGACCGTGCTGGCTGTTTACCTGCTAAAGATCCCGTATTTGTATCTGGTGGGCGGCCTCGTATTGCTCTGGATCAGCTACAAACTGTTGAAGGAAGAGGATGAAGACAATCAGATCGAATCCAGTGATGACATGGTGCAAGCTGTCAAAACGATCGTGGTGGCGGACGTCATGATGGGGCTGGACAATGTCCTCGCCATCGCAGGGGCAGCGAACGGCAATATCGTGCTGATCGTGCTCGGTCTCATCATCAGTATCCCGCTCATGGTTTTTGGGAGCCAGCTGATCCTCAAAGCGATGGAGCGGTATACCTGGCTCGTCTATCTGGGCTCTGCTGTCCTGGCATGGGCAGCGGCGAATATGATCACCAATGAAGAGGTAATCGCGGACTGGCTCTTGAAGTGGGCAGGTCTTGAAACGGTGATCAAGCTTATCCTCGTGGCGCTCGTGCTCGTGCTCGGCTATTGGCAGCGCAGCCGTCACGATCAAGCTCATGCGGAGTAA
- a CDS encoding HD-GYP domain-containing protein, with protein MRKLHISSVKPGDVIAKSVFLENGNVLLGMGVELSSRYIDRLVQLGIDTLYIQDKHTEDIIPEDVIRDETRKDAVDAVYKTMTTLMDQPQVKRRTSLPDFGSTFQKVFREIITDLSRRRDVLVNLSNLHVLDGYFFHHAVNVAVLAGVVGLAKGYNQQQLMELGIGALLFDIGMTQVPKELWNRKTELSEEERKRVQYHTEDGFNILRSQHNISVVSAHCALQHHERYDGSGYPRQLTDKNIHEYARIVAIADVYDALVSPRPFRSSYSPSDATEYLFATGNSFFDLDLLKVFLQHVAIYPVASTVQLSTGHVGVVSNVNSLAVNRPTVRILQEPDGSAVASPYEINLYEKEWMSITIVKTL; from the coding sequence GTGAGAAAATTGCATATTTCCTCGGTTAAGCCGGGCGATGTCATTGCGAAAAGTGTTTTCCTCGAAAACGGGAATGTTCTACTGGGCATGGGTGTAGAACTGTCTTCGCGATATATCGATCGGCTTGTTCAATTGGGTATCGACACCCTGTACATTCAAGACAAGCATACCGAGGATATCATCCCGGAAGACGTGATTCGCGATGAGACTCGAAAGGACGCCGTAGATGCGGTCTACAAGACCATGACGACCTTGATGGACCAACCACAGGTCAAGCGGCGCACTTCCCTGCCTGACTTTGGATCAACCTTTCAAAAGGTATTCCGGGAGATCATCACCGATTTGAGCAGACGGAGGGATGTGCTCGTAAACCTCTCCAATCTGCATGTGCTGGATGGATATTTTTTTCACCACGCTGTGAATGTAGCGGTATTGGCCGGAGTCGTCGGGCTCGCCAAAGGGTACAACCAGCAGCAGCTGATGGAGCTCGGGATCGGCGCTCTCCTGTTTGACATCGGGATGACTCAAGTGCCCAAAGAGCTGTGGAATCGCAAAACGGAGCTAAGCGAAGAGGAGCGCAAGCGAGTTCAGTATCACACGGAGGACGGCTTCAACATTTTACGCAGTCAGCACAACATCTCGGTCGTCTCCGCTCACTGCGCCCTGCAGCACCATGAACGCTATGATGGCTCCGGCTATCCCCGTCAGCTCACAGACAAGAACATCCACGAGTACGCGCGCATCGTAGCGATTGCTGATGTCTACGACGCACTGGTCTCACCCCGTCCTTTTCGCAGCAGCTATTCGCCAAGCGATGCGACCGAGTATTTGTTTGCTACTGGCAATTCCTTCTTTGATCTGGACCTCCTAAAGGTGTTTTTGCAGCATGTGGCAATCTATCCCGTGGCCTCTACCGTTCAGCTCAGCACGGGACATGTGGGAGTCGTGTCCAACGTAAATTCATTGGCGGTCAACCGACCGACTGTACGGATCCTGCAGGAGCCTGATGGATCGGCCGTCGCCTCTCCTTATGAAATAAACTTGTACGAAAAAGAATGGATGAGCATCACCATCGTGAAAACATTGTAA
- a CDS encoding M23 family metallopeptidase, producing MEHHQRLNQAKWIPAAFLAGKYQAIYEACSGSFREQLSLEEFGTFSAEFHQGVTGYQPHPASIVPWNNTLRFVWLDESGQNGLSTAIDRDGTILGLRLAHLSSFPKTDETFTKGTYHLPFRGEWFTYWGGTNELVNYHYAYPSQRYAFDFLVMRNGRTYSGDPKRNDSYYAFGMPILAPASGTVLKVSGSIWDNEPGSYNEEYAAGNFVEIDHGNGEYSLLAHLKHGSVTVKPGVHVERGQVIGQCGNSGNSREPHLHMQVSDSSDLLGAHSIRIRFADQAQIVQGDFVRGAGT from the coding sequence ATGGAACATCATCAACGACTGAATCAGGCAAAGTGGATCCCTGCCGCTTTTCTAGCCGGAAAGTACCAAGCCATCTATGAGGCTTGCAGCGGCTCTTTCCGCGAGCAATTAAGCCTGGAGGAGTTCGGTACGTTTTCCGCAGAATTTCATCAAGGAGTAACGGGATACCAGCCCCATCCTGCCTCCATCGTCCCCTGGAACAATACGCTTCGGTTTGTCTGGTTGGATGAAAGTGGACAGAATGGGCTTTCGACGGCCATCGATCGTGACGGGACCATTTTGGGTTTGCGTCTCGCTCATTTGTCTTCCTTTCCCAAGACGGATGAAACTTTCACCAAAGGAACGTATCACTTGCCTTTTCGAGGAGAATGGTTTACCTATTGGGGCGGTACAAACGAGCTGGTCAATTATCACTACGCCTACCCGAGCCAGCGCTATGCGTTTGATTTTCTGGTCATGCGAAACGGGCGGACCTACAGCGGTGACCCCAAGCGCAACGACAGCTACTACGCCTTTGGAATGCCGATCCTCGCTCCCGCTTCCGGGACGGTACTCAAGGTGTCCGGATCCATTTGGGACAATGAACCGGGTAGCTACAATGAAGAGTATGCCGCCGGCAATTTCGTGGAGATCGATCACGGCAATGGGGAATACAGCCTGCTGGCCCACTTGAAGCACGGATCGGTCACGGTGAAGCCAGGCGTGCATGTCGAGCGGGGACAAGTCATCGGTCAATGCGGCAACTCCGGCAATTCCAGGGAGCCTCATCTGCACATGCAGGTATCGGATTCCTCGGATCTTCTGGGGGCGCACTCGATTCGCATCCGCTTTGCAGATCAGGCTCAGATCGTGCAAGGCGATTTTGTCCGCGGGGCTGGAACCTAA
- a CDS encoding MerR family transcriptional regulator, with translation MDVQVWMASKEVADRLDVHVRTLRNWLDLFVPANERLKNPQGHYLISENGFTVLKEVKERKDSGNSSLREIQRQLIDEGRIPEEMLLSDELSSVEETAVTLASANKLDPGVREMERSVQDALVQFQNELTQLTSLGNMQSTILQKITDIEEMQESLRLEIRRVTFEMDLMQQRLTRRKERYARHEPRWSLNPFRWFTRSDRAAEH, from the coding sequence ATGGATGTACAAGTTTGGATGGCTTCGAAAGAGGTAGCTGATCGCCTTGACGTGCATGTTCGTACTTTGCGCAACTGGCTGGACTTGTTCGTACCCGCAAATGAACGACTGAAAAATCCGCAGGGTCACTATTTGATCAGTGAAAATGGCTTTACCGTATTGAAAGAAGTGAAGGAACGGAAAGATAGCGGGAACAGCTCCCTGCGCGAAATTCAGCGGCAGCTCATCGATGAGGGTCGCATTCCCGAAGAAATGCTCCTGTCGGACGAGCTATCCTCCGTCGAGGAGACGGCCGTAACCCTTGCCTCCGCAAACAAGCTGGATCCTGGAGTGCGCGAAATGGAACGCAGCGTGCAAGATGCCCTCGTTCAGTTTCAAAATGAGCTAACTCAACTGACCAGTCTAGGTAACATGCAATCGACCATTCTGCAAAAGATTACGGACATAGAAGAGATGCAGGAATCCCTGCGTCTGGAAATTCGTCGGGTCACCTTTGAAATGGATCTGATGCAGCAGCGCCTGACTCGTCGCAAGGAACGGTACGCTCGCCACGAGCCGCGCTGGTCCCTGAATCCGTTCCGCTGGTTTACCCGCTCCGATCGTGCAGCCGAACATTAA
- the thpR gene encoding RNA 2',3'-cyclic phosphodiesterase: MRLFVALDIPQNAATYMADVQQRLKQDVSADRWQPLHNLHLTLHFLGEVQDSLVPAICEDMDIVSAIIKPFSLRVGSFGAFPHAQRPRVLWLGLRGQVNPLKQLHLLLGKRFDLHDGLAYDRKQYRPHITLARGPHSQAGGLPLLDWNERYLAIEPPQWQAKHVHLYRSELKPEGAVHSIIHTSTFDKEHSKKQAVLE, encoded by the coding sequence ATGAGATTATTCGTAGCTTTGGACATTCCACAAAACGCTGCTACTTACATGGCCGATGTCCAGCAAAGACTAAAGCAGGACGTGAGCGCGGATCGTTGGCAACCTTTACATAATCTTCATCTGACCTTGCATTTTCTGGGGGAAGTGCAGGATTCGCTGGTCCCTGCCATTTGCGAAGACATGGATATCGTCAGTGCGATCATCAAGCCGTTTTCCTTGCGGGTCGGGAGCTTTGGCGCGTTTCCCCACGCACAGCGCCCGCGCGTGCTTTGGCTCGGACTGCGAGGCCAAGTCAATCCGCTCAAGCAGCTTCATCTATTACTCGGCAAACGCTTCGACTTGCATGACGGTCTCGCGTACGACCGAAAGCAATACCGGCCTCATATAACGCTCGCGCGCGGCCCTCACAGCCAAGCGGGAGGGCTGCCTCTGCTGGATTGGAACGAACGCTACCTAGCGATCGAGCCGCCTCAGTGGCAGGCAAAGCACGTCCATCTGTATCGATCGGAGCTGAAGCCGGAGGGCGCTGTCCATTCCATCATCCACACAAGCACGTTTGATAAAGAACACAGCAAAAAACAAGCGGTGCTTGAATAG
- a CDS encoding ZIP family metal transporter, translating into MSPVFWIILLSAAAASSVGGLLLCLRAWSEEALFAMISAGAGLLLAITLLDLMPHVLAEENHRMMPFVLVGFAVLFAIEMIGKAGGELGSTGVIGVLTGFLLHAFVEGVSLTASLRMDTEVGLSVLLAMLLHKIPDGVTVASLLLAATRSRRKAFWGATSLGIATIVGACSMGAVERMFPPSWSPVMLAMTTGIFLYVSASHLVPYIQHARRSQLGAYFFGAILVYMLLNAYLSSTHSHA; encoded by the coding sequence ATGTCTCCAGTCTTTTGGATTATCTTGCTTTCCGCCGCGGCAGCCAGCAGCGTTGGCGGACTGCTGCTGTGCTTGCGCGCTTGGTCGGAGGAAGCCTTGTTTGCCATGATCAGCGCGGGGGCAGGACTGCTTTTGGCGATTACGCTGCTGGATTTGATGCCGCATGTTCTGGCTGAGGAAAACCATAGGATGATGCCATTTGTCCTCGTAGGGTTCGCGGTTCTGTTTGCCATTGAGATGATCGGAAAAGCGGGAGGGGAGCTGGGTTCGACAGGTGTGATCGGTGTCCTGACAGGATTTTTGCTGCACGCCTTTGTCGAAGGGGTATCCCTGACTGCAAGCCTTCGCATGGATACCGAAGTAGGCTTGTCGGTTTTGCTTGCCATGCTGCTCCACAAGATTCCGGATGGCGTGACAGTCGCCTCTTTGCTCCTCGCAGCCACTCGTTCCCGGCGAAAAGCGTTCTGGGGCGCTACGTCACTGGGAATCGCCACGATTGTCGGGGCATGCAGCATGGGGGCAGTCGAGCGAATGTTCCCGCCTTCTTGGTCGCCCGTGATGCTCGCGATGACGACGGGTATTTTTCTGTATGTGTCCGCCAGCCATCTCGTCCCGTACATTCAGCATGCGAGACGCTCGCAGCTCGGTGCGTACTTCTTTGGGGCAATCCTGGTGTACATGCTGCTGAATGCCTATTTGTCCAGCACTCATTCCCATGCATAA
- a CDS encoding chemotaxis protein CheW: MELTKRNHGTDWEAEGATSQSILFKMGNEYYGLSISLVREIIKPLPVTRFPKSPPYVEGVVDLRGRILPIINLRSMFGLEPVAETDDTRFVDLQLEGLNVGIIVDAVSEVMSIPQNLIEAAPPIIAGVEGKYLQGIARLNDKLIMLLDVDEIFGQWKKK, translated from the coding sequence ATGGAACTGACGAAGCGAAATCACGGGACGGATTGGGAAGCAGAGGGTGCCACTTCGCAATCGATCCTGTTTAAAATGGGAAATGAGTACTACGGGCTCTCCATTTCCTTGGTCCGAGAAATTATCAAGCCACTGCCTGTCACCCGATTCCCGAAATCCCCTCCCTATGTGGAAGGAGTCGTCGATTTGCGCGGGCGCATCCTGCCTATTATCAATCTTCGCAGCATGTTCGGTCTTGAGCCGGTCGCAGAAACAGATGACACGCGGTTCGTTGATCTGCAGCTGGAAGGGCTGAATGTCGGAATCATCGTGGATGCCGTATCGGAAGTCATGAGCATTCCACAGAACCTGATTGAGGCAGCCCCACCAATCATTGCTGGTGTGGAAGGAAAGTACCTGCAGGGGATTGCACGCTTGAATGACAAGCTGATCATGCTGCTGGATGTCGATGAAATTTTCGGGCAATGGAAAAAGAAATAA